The Candidatus Abawacabacteria bacterium region TTTTTGCATAGTAAGTGAGAATAAGGCGCTAGCAAGATTTCACCAACGCCTTAACTCTTTACTGTAAATTAATGATTCTTTCAATCCCTACTTTTTCAATAAAATAACGATCATGAGAGACAACGAGCATGGCAATAGTATTCTCGACAATAAATTTCTCTATTGCTTCTCGACTAAAAGTGTCCAAGTGATTAGTTGGTTCATCAAGCAATAATAAATGAGGTTTATTGGTAATAATGATTGCCAATTCTAATCTGCGTATTTCACCAAAACTAAGGCTTCCCAATTTGCTGCTCATATACTCACTAGGAAAAAGGTATTTAGCCAAGATAGCTCGAGCTTCACTTTCTGTGGTGTAAGTATGTTGGAGAAATATTTCCAGCAAAGGGATATCAGTTGGTAAGCGAGAAAACTGTCGTAGGTAACCAATCTTGATGGTGTCTTTCATGACTATTGTGCCGGCGAAGTTCTTGTCTTCACCAGCTATAATATTAAGCAAAGTCGTTTTCCCAGCACCATTTGGTCCAGTTATTAATACTTTTTCCTGATGGTGAATTGAGAAAGTAAGATTTTGCAATATCTGCTTTTCAGGGAATGTTTTACCAGTGATGATAGCTTTCATTACTAGCCCTTTGTCTGTCTTTCTTGCTAGCTGAGGAGATATCTGTGGATCAGGTTGTGGCTTTGTAACAAGATTCTTACGCAGATTTTCTAATGCCTGTTTTTGAGAAAGTACCAAGTCACTGTAGCGATACTTGGGGTGAAACTCATTTGCCTTTAGCCACTTTTCTAGCAAAACAATCTCTTTATACTGCGCCTCATGCTGCTGTAGTTGATGCTCTCTTCTTCGTATCCTTTGAGCGATAAAGTCTTCATAACTGCCTGTGTGAACATATAAGCTATGTTCTTCATGATCCAACTCCCAAATATATCCACTGACACGATTAATTAATGTCCTATCATGAGAAATGAATATAACCGTTCCAGTAAAGTTCTTAATAAAACTTTCTAGCCAAATAGTGCCGGCTAAATCTAAGTTATTACTTGGTTCATCAAAAAGCAGAACAGTCGGAGATTGTAGTAGTAAAGCGGCCAAAGCTACTTTTACTTTCTCGCCACCACTAAGGAGTGCTAAGTCCTTGAGTAAGAAGTTGTCTGGTAGATCT contains the following coding sequences:
- a CDS encoding ABC-F family ATP-binding cassette domain-containing protein, producing the protein MLNLQNISLYNGSILLLDNVNLSIDGSSGKKIAIVGKNGSGKSSLLKLLTGEFVPDQGRVTKANEIIGYLPQEITFPSNYQLVGEYLESFLTESWLQYQIDIALQKLDLPDNFLLKDLALLSGGEKVKVALAALLLQSPTVLLFDEPSNNLDLAGTIWLESFIKNFTGTVIFISHDRTLINRVSGYIWELDHEEHSLYVHTGSYEDFIAQRIRRREHQLQQHEAQYKEIVLLEKWLKANEFHPKYRYSDLVLSQKQALENLRKNLVTKPQPDPQISPQLARKTDKGLVMKAIITGKTFPEKQILQNLTFSIHHQEKVLITGPNGAGKTTLLNIIAGEDKNFAGTIVMKDTIKIGYLRQFSRLPTDIPLLEIFLQHTYTTESEARAILAKYLFPSEYMSSKLGSLSFGEIRRLELAIIITNKPHLLLLDEPTNHLDTFSREAIEKFIVENTIAMLVVSHDRYFIEKVGIERIINLQ